A window from Zingiber officinale cultivar Zhangliang chromosome 7A, Zo_v1.1, whole genome shotgun sequence encodes these proteins:
- the LOC122002443 gene encoding peroxidase 18-like — protein MQLNAVLNTTIQSALSLSVLSINPHQQSETTTSGFSHSNLHLPSSFMNQSLMKLLLSTFVPLLLLSFRCASQLSPDFYSLSCPTVELLVRGTVRSASDLDSTIPGKLLRLLFHDCLVQGCDGSVLIQGNGTERSDPANKSLGAFYVVESAKRLLEMVCPGTVSCADTLVLAARDAV, from the exons ATGCAACTTAATGCAGTATTAAATACAACCATACAATCAGCTCTCTCTCTCTCAGTACTCTCCATAAATCCTCATCAACAGTCAGAGACCACCACTTCAGGCTTCAGCCACAGCAATCTCCACCTTCCTTCCTCTTTCATGAACCAAAGCCTCATGAAACTTCTCCTTTCCACCTTCGTCCCCCTGCTCCTCCTCTCTTTCCGCTGCGCCTCCCAACTCTCCCCAGATTTCTACTCCTTGTCCTGCCCCACCGTCGAGCTGCTTGTCAGGGGCACAGTCAGGTCAGCCTCAGACTTGGACTCCACCATTCCGGGCAAGCTGCTGCGCCTCTTGTTCCATGACTGCCTAGTCCAG GGTTGTGATGGGTCGGTGTTGATACAAGGaaatggcacggagaggagtgaCCCTGCGAACAAGTCACTGGGGGCGTTCTATGTGGTGGAGTCCGCGAAGAGGTTGCTTGAAATGGTGTGCCCTGGCACTGTATCCTGTGCTGATACACTTGTTCTTGCTGCAAGAGATGCTGTTTGA